In one Polaribacter sp. ALD11 genomic region, the following are encoded:
- the ccsA gene encoding cytochrome c biogenesis protein CcsA: MKKIFNFLYSTRLMAVLFIIFATAMAIATFIENDFGTQTSKALVYNAWWFEAIMVFFVINFFGNIFRYRLYKKEKWPVLMFHGAFLLILVGAGITRYAGYEGIMLIKEGETTNKFLSETTYLNAIVDDGNSQKPEINAPIMLSAWGTNSWSYSDNFKTKDSDIDFKLDLVSYIPWAEKKLIEDENGVEHLFFVESSEGTRHEHWIKKGTIQNIHGILIGFDAENENASINFTNKNGTLKMISKDEGDWFRMADQKKGKIDKDTLQDFKYLTLHNIGDMQFVIPKPAEKGIMKTISGPKDDKVQDVILVDITANNETERVELKGGKFNSDGSKEVTVGGLNFRVLYGAKILETPFSIKLNDFQLDKYPGSESAAAYASEVTVIDPKETFDYRIFMNHILDHKGYKFFQASYDLTGEKEETHLSVNHDFLGTFVTYLGYSLLYTGLICILFAKNTRFDDLKKGLAKIRKKKLTMSIVATLFLSSFTFGQHTNNHQPNKITTHQIDSILKANMVDAKHAESFNKLVIQDNGRMKPAHTFASELVRKVSKTEKFKDMEPSQVLLSIIENPRLWFEVPVIYLEKGNTEIREFIGVTETAEYAALSDFITPIGIYKIEKKVAEAQKTKIKNKFQKDLINIDRRIGLLYSAIGGGILKIYPIPGDENNKWVSQPETSAANFKGTDSVFVRQSLPVYIQFLQKAKQTNDYSEANKILDGIKTFQKKFGSEVRPSEKKIDLEISYNKVQPFQLLSKYYGFVSMFLILFVIWQIFNSKKWINTIVKVLTIGVIGLFIFHTLSLISRWYISGYAPWSNAYESIIFVAWATMLFGLIIGRRSALTITATTFLVAITLGFAHQNWLDPEIANLQPVLNSWWLLVHTSIIVASYGPLSLGMILGIFALLLMVFTNDKNKKKMDLNIREITIINEMAVTVGLIMLTIGNFLGGMWANESWGRYWGWDPKETWALISIMIYAFVLHMRLIPGLRGRYTFNLWSIIAYASIMMTYFGVNFYLAGLHSYASGDRVITPTSIYYSVGFVAILGTFAFIKYKKYYKK, encoded by the coding sequence ATGAAAAAAATATTCAATTTCCTCTATTCTACTCGTTTAATGGCCGTTTTATTTATCATATTTGCCACAGCCATGGCAATTGCCACTTTTATAGAAAATGATTTCGGCACACAAACCTCTAAGGCACTTGTATATAATGCTTGGTGGTTTGAAGCAATTATGGTTTTCTTTGTAATTAATTTCTTCGGAAATATCTTTAGATACAGATTATATAAAAAAGAGAAATGGCCCGTTTTAATGTTTCATGGCGCTTTTTTATTAATTCTTGTTGGCGCAGGAATTACACGTTACGCCGGTTATGAAGGCATAATGTTAATTAAAGAAGGAGAAACTACAAATAAATTCTTATCAGAGACCACCTACTTAAACGCTATTGTAGATGATGGAAATAGCCAAAAGCCAGAAATAAATGCTCCTATAATGCTTTCTGCATGGGGTACAAATTCTTGGTCTTACTCAGATAATTTTAAAACCAAAGACAGCGATATCGATTTTAAATTAGACTTGGTTTCTTATATCCCTTGGGCAGAAAAGAAGTTAATTGAAGATGAAAATGGTGTAGAACACTTATTTTTTGTAGAATCTTCTGAAGGAACTCGTCATGAACATTGGATTAAAAAAGGGACTATACAAAATATCCATGGAATTTTAATTGGTTTTGATGCAGAGAATGAAAATGCTTCTATCAATTTTACAAATAAAAATGGCACCTTAAAAATGATTTCTAAAGATGAAGGAGATTGGTTTCGAATGGCAGACCAGAAAAAAGGAAAAATTGACAAAGACACCTTACAAGACTTTAAATATTTAACGCTTCACAATATTGGCGATATGCAATTTGTAATTCCGAAACCCGCAGAAAAAGGAATTATGAAAACGATTAGTGGGCCAAAAGATGATAAAGTACAAGATGTTATTTTGGTAGATATCACTGCAAATAATGAAACTGAAAGAGTAGAATTAAAAGGAGGTAAATTTAATTCTGATGGTTCTAAGGAGGTTACCGTTGGTGGTTTAAACTTTAGAGTTTTATATGGTGCTAAAATATTAGAAACTCCTTTTAGTATTAAATTAAATGATTTTCAGTTAGACAAATATCCGGGTTCAGAAAGTGCCGCTGCATACGCAAGTGAAGTTACTGTTATAGACCCTAAAGAAACTTTTGATTATAGAATTTTTATGAACCATATTTTAGACCACAAAGGTTATAAGTTTTTTCAAGCAAGTTATGATTTGACTGGCGAAAAAGAAGAAACTCATCTTTCTGTAAATCACGATTTTTTAGGAACTTTTGTAACCTATTTAGGATACTCTTTATTATACACAGGTTTAATTTGTATTCTTTTTGCAAAAAACACTCGTTTTGATGACCTGAAAAAAGGATTAGCAAAAATTAGAAAAAAGAAATTAACCATGTCTATCGTGGCTACTTTGTTTTTATCTAGTTTCACTTTTGGGCAGCACACAAATAATCATCAACCAAATAAAATTACCACACATCAAATAGATTCTATTTTAAAAGCCAATATGGTAGATGCAAAACATGCAGAAAGCTTTAATAAATTGGTCATTCAGGATAATGGTAGAATGAAACCTGCACATACTTTTGCTTCAGAATTAGTAAGAAAAGTAAGTAAAACAGAAAAATTTAAAGATATGGAACCTAGCCAGGTTTTATTATCTATTATTGAAAACCCAAGACTTTGGTTTGAAGTTCCTGTAATTTATTTAGAAAAAGGAAATACCGAAATTAGAGAATTTATAGGAGTTACAGAAACTGCTGAATATGCAGCTTTATCAGATTTTATAACACCAATAGGAATTTATAAAATAGAAAAGAAAGTTGCGGAAGCACAAAAGACGAAAATAAAAAATAAATTTCAAAAAGATTTAATTAATATTGATAGAAGAATTGGTTTATTATATTCAGCAATTGGTGGTGGAATTCTAAAAATTTATCCAATTCCGGGTGATGAAAATAACAAATGGGTTTCACAACCAGAAACCTCTGCTGCTAATTTTAAAGGAACAGATTCTGTTTTTGTTCGTCAGTCTTTGCCTGTTTATATTCAATTTTTACAAAAAGCAAAACAAACAAATGACTACTCTGAAGCAAATAAAATTTTAGACGGAATTAAAACCTTTCAGAAAAAATTTGGTTCAGAAGTTCGTCCATCAGAAAAGAAAATAGATTTAGAGATTTCGTATAACAAGGTTCAACCGTTTCAGTTACTTTCTAAGTATTACGGTTTTGTAAGTATGTTTTTAATACTATTTGTTATTTGGCAAATATTTAATTCTAAAAAATGGATTAACACAATAGTAAAAGTTTTAACAATTGGTGTTATTGGTTTATTTATTTTTCATACACTAAGTTTAATTTCTCGTTGGTATATTAGTGGTTATGCTCCTTGGAGTAATGCTTATGAATCTATTATTTTTGTTGCTTGGGCAACTATGTTGTTTGGTCTTATCATCGGAAGAAGATCTGCACTTACAATTACTGCAACTACATTTTTGGTTGCTATTACCTTAGGTTTTGCACATCAAAACTGGTTAGATCCAGAGATTGCTAATCTACAACCGGTTTTAAATTCTTGGTGGCTTTTAGTACACACTTCTATTATTGTTGCTAGTTACGGCCCACTTTCTTTAGGTATGATTTTAGGAATATTTGCTCTTTTATTAATGGTTTTTACCAATGACAAGAACAAAAAGAAAATGGATTTAAATATTAGAGAGATAACTATTATTAATGAAATGGCAGTTACTGTTGGTTTAATTATGTTAACTATTGGTAACTTTTTAGGAGGAATGTGGGCAAATGAAAGTTGGGGTCGTTATTGGGGCTGGGATCCTAAAGAGACTTGGGCCTTAATTTCTATTATGATCTATGCTTTTGTATTACACATGCGTTTAATACCTGGTTTACGTGGTAGGTATACTTTTAATTTATGGTCTATAATTGCATATGCTTCTATTATGATGACTTATTTTGGGGTAAACTTTTACTTAGCTGGTTTACATTCTTATGCTAGTGGAGATAGAGTTATTACACCAACTTCGATTTATTACTCTGTTGGTTTTGTTGCTATTTTAGGAACATTTGCTTTTATAAAATATAAAAAATATTATAAAAAATAA
- a CDS encoding LysM peptidoglycan-binding domain-containing protein: MGIKYMKHLKFFVFLCILTFTVSCGQQKKYVQYKVKEGESMGVIAKKLDMKTKDLLRLNPDVSRNPKVNTVIIIPNKELKKIGTGKDNSNKDITLDSNSIKEGAETVLISEKEKQRNLLIEKLEKEFKIHEVKKGDTFFSLTRFYNVTRAELITLNPELSEGLKLGQLIKIMPVSAVFEEEDFIYKDEIEEGVSIKAAIMLPFRAAELDSLSSNEIFRNSKLANIVTDFYLGAEIAIDSLRKQGVELNIDVFDTGGKSTKINTIVANNNLKENDVIIGPLYSEEVEFLAEKVNTSIVFPVYSKNQSKFTSKRIIKTSPNKDLFRDKLLEYIEENFNDGNIIIVGDGKANSNYSSNKIREILKSHDSINSVHVIMPKDGYIKKSKFTDVLKPNMKNVVVMTTSDNIVVASAINSLISLPKNTTVNVFTFDKISAFTKVDNGKLAQLSFTYVSDEYIREDSFKAMDFNNKYLAKNGVLPSYYATKGFDITYDILIRLASGKSLKSTFEQGYSYRVESKFDYTGKLFKTTENKGLFIVKYNPDLTLTRIK; the protein is encoded by the coding sequence ATGGGAATAAAATATATGAAACATCTTAAATTTTTTGTTTTTCTGTGTATTCTAACGTTTACCGTATCTTGCGGTCAACAGAAAAAGTACGTTCAATATAAAGTTAAAGAAGGAGAATCAATGGGTGTCATTGCTAAGAAATTGGACATGAAAACCAAAGATTTATTACGTCTAAACCCAGATGTGAGTAGAAATCCTAAAGTAAATACTGTAATTATTATTCCTAACAAAGAACTTAAAAAAATTGGTACAGGAAAAGATAATAGTAACAAAGACATTACATTAGATTCTAACAGTATAAAAGAAGGGGCTGAAACTGTTTTAATTTCTGAAAAAGAAAAACAAAGAAATCTTTTAATTGAAAAATTAGAGAAAGAGTTTAAAATTCACGAAGTTAAAAAAGGAGATACTTTTTTTAGTTTAACAAGGTTCTATAATGTAACTAGAGCAGAGTTAATCACTTTAAATCCTGAATTATCTGAAGGATTAAAATTAGGTCAATTAATTAAAATAATGCCAGTTTCGGCTGTTTTTGAAGAAGAAGATTTTATTTATAAAGATGAAATTGAAGAAGGTGTTTCTATTAAGGCAGCAATAATGCTTCCTTTTAGAGCTGCTGAATTAGATTCTCTTTCAAGTAATGAGATTTTTAGAAATAGCAAATTAGCAAATATTGTAACCGATTTTTATTTAGGTGCAGAAATAGCAATCGATTCTCTTAGAAAACAAGGAGTAGAATTAAATATTGATGTTTTTGATACAGGTGGAAAAAGCACAAAAATAAATACAATAGTCGCAAATAATAATTTAAAGGAAAACGATGTTATTATTGGTCCTTTATATTCTGAGGAGGTTGAGTTCTTAGCAGAAAAAGTAAATACATCTATTGTTTTTCCTGTATATTCTAAAAATCAATCAAAATTTACGTCTAAAAGGATAATTAAGACGTCGCCAAATAAAGATTTATTTAGAGATAAGTTACTAGAATATATTGAAGAGAATTTTAATGATGGTAATATTATTATTGTTGGTGATGGTAAGGCGAATTCTAATTATAGTTCTAATAAAATTAGAGAAATTCTTAAATCTCATGACTCAATAAATAGTGTTCATGTTATTATGCCAAAAGATGGTTATATTAAAAAATCAAAATTTACAGATGTTTTAAAACCAAACATGAAAAATGTTGTTGTGATGACAACGAGTGATAATATTGTTGTTGCTAGTGCAATAAATAGCTTAATTAGTTTGCCTAAAAATACTACAGTAAATGTTTTTACTTTTGATAAAATTAGTGCTTTTACTAAAGTAGATAATGGGAAACTTGCCCAGTTAAGTTTTACTTATGTAAGTGATGAGTATATTAGAGAAGATTCTTTTAAAGCAATGGATTTTAATAATAAATACTTAGCTAAAAATGGAGTATTACCTTCTTACTATGCGACAAAAGGATTTGATATAACGTATGATATTTTAATACGTTTAGCATCGGGTAAAAGTTTGAAATCTACTTTTGAACAAGGGTATTCTTACCGAGTAGAAAGTAAGTTTGATTATACAGGTAAACTTTTTAAAACAACAGAAAACAAAGGGTTGTTTATTGTTAAGTACAATCCAGATTTAACATTAACAAGAATAAAGTAA
- the guaA gene encoding glutamine-hydrolyzing GMP synthase, which produces MQQHNVLILDFGSQYTQLIARRVRELNIYCEIHPYNHPPENQSEFKAIILSGSPNSVRGENVLHPDLSDIRGKKPMLAVCYGAQYLAHFSGGKVAPSNTREYGRANLSFIKNNETFFENISEGSQVWMSHSDTIKDLPTNGELLASTKDVANAAYKIKGEETYAIQFHPEVYHSKDGKQLLENFLVKIAGVAQTWTPDSFVESTVAAIQEKVGKDKVVLGLSGGVDSTVAAVLLNKAIGKNLYCIFVNNGLLRKNEFDSVLKQYEGMGLNVKGVDASARFLKALEGVSDPEKKRKAIGNSFIEVFDDEAQQITDVTWLAQGTIYPDVIESVSVNGGPSATIKSHHNVGGLPDYMKLKIVEPLRMIFKDEVRRVGASMGIDAELLGRHPFPGPGLGIRILGDITAEKVRILQEVDAVFINGLKEDGLYDKVWQAGAMLLPVNSVGVMGDERTYEKVVALRAVESTDGMTADWVNLPYEFLQKISNKIINQVKGVNRVVYDISSKPPATIEWE; this is translated from the coding sequence ATGCAACAACACAACGTACTTATTTTAGATTTCGGGTCGCAATACACACAGCTTATTGCAAGAAGAGTTAGAGAATTAAACATTTACTGTGAAATTCATCCATACAACCATCCACCAGAAAATCAATCAGAATTTAAAGCAATTATTTTATCGGGTAGCCCAAACTCGGTAAGAGGAGAAAATGTTTTACATCCAGATTTGTCAGATATTAGAGGAAAAAAGCCAATGTTAGCCGTTTGTTACGGAGCACAATATTTAGCACATTTTTCTGGAGGAAAAGTAGCGCCTTCTAATACAAGAGAATATGGTAGAGCAAATTTATCATTCATAAAAAATAATGAAACTTTCTTTGAAAATATTTCTGAAGGAAGTCAAGTTTGGATGAGTCATTCAGACACTATAAAAGATTTGCCAACTAATGGAGAATTATTAGCGAGCACAAAAGACGTAGCAAATGCGGCTTATAAAATTAAAGGAGAAGAAACATATGCAATTCAGTTTCATCCAGAAGTTTACCATTCTAAAGATGGGAAACAATTATTAGAAAATTTCTTAGTAAAAATTGCAGGGGTAGCACAAACCTGGACTCCAGATTCTTTTGTAGAAAGTACTGTTGCAGCAATTCAAGAAAAAGTAGGAAAGGATAAAGTTGTCTTAGGACTTTCTGGAGGTGTAGATTCTACAGTTGCAGCAGTTTTATTAAACAAAGCAATTGGTAAAAACCTATATTGTATTTTTGTTAATAACGGTTTGTTACGTAAAAATGAGTTCGATAGTGTTTTAAAACAGTATGAAGGAATGGGCTTAAACGTTAAAGGTGTAGATGCATCGGCACGTTTTTTGAAAGCTCTAGAAGGTGTTTCAGATCCAGAAAAGAAAAGAAAAGCAATTGGAAATTCTTTTATAGAAGTTTTTGATGATGAAGCGCAACAAATTACAGATGTAACTTGGTTGGCACAAGGAACAATATACCCAGATGTTATTGAGTCTGTTTCTGTAAATGGTGGGCCATCTGCAACAATAAAAAGTCATCATAATGTGGGGGGGTTACCAGATTATATGAAATTGAAAATTGTAGAGCCTTTGCGTATGATTTTTAAAGACGAAGTAAGAAGAGTAGGAGCTTCTATGGGAATTGACGCAGAGTTATTAGGTCGTCATCCATTTCCAGGACCTGGTTTAGGAATTCGTATTTTGGGAGACATTACAGCAGAAAAAGTTCGTATTTTACAAGAAGTGGATGCTGTTTTTATAAACGGATTAAAAGAAGATGGTTTGTACGACAAAGTTTGGCAAGCTGGCGCAATGTTATTACCTGTTAATTCTGTTGGAGTTATGGGAGATGAAAGAACTTATGAAAAGGTTGTTGCTTTAAGAGCAGTAGAAAGTACCGATGGTATGACTGCAGATTGGGTGAATTTACCGTATGAGTTTTTACAAAAAATATCAAATAAAATAATAAATCAAGTAAAAGGCGTTAATAGAGTAGTGTATGACATTAGCTCTAAACCACCTGCAACTATAGAATGGGAATAA
- a CDS encoding 3-oxoacyl-ACP synthase III family protein, whose product MISSKITGTGSFIPSIKKENKDFLETHFLNEDGSGFSSGNDVIIEKFKSITGIEERRYAKPEHKTSDMAFFAAEKAINDADLNAEELDYIILAHNFGDLQQGTIQGDMLPSLATRVKHKLGIVNPNCVAYDILFGCPGWIQGVIQAQAFIKAGIAKKCLVIGAETLSRIVDKYDRDSMIYSDGAGACIVEETEEQDSGIISHATQTFAKEEAYFLHFGKSFNKEEDENVRYIKMYGRKIYEFAITNVPAAMKIALDKSGIAIDDVKKIFIHQANEKMDEAIVKRFYRLFQKQVPEGVMPMSIHKLGNSSVATVPTLLDLVLKGNIKNQEVKKGDVVILASVGAGMNINAIVYRF is encoded by the coding sequence ATGATTTCATCAAAAATTACAGGAACAGGAAGTTTTATTCCTTCAATTAAAAAAGAGAATAAAGATTTTTTAGAAACACATTTTTTAAATGAAGATGGTAGTGGTTTTTCTTCAGGAAATGATGTGATTATAGAAAAGTTTAAAAGCATTACCGGTATAGAAGAAAGAAGGTACGCGAAACCAGAACATAAAACTTCTGATATGGCTTTTTTTGCGGCAGAAAAAGCAATTAATGATGCAGATTTAAATGCAGAGGAATTAGATTATATTATTCTAGCACATAATTTTGGAGACTTACAACAAGGAACTATTCAGGGAGACATGCTGCCAAGTTTAGCTACTAGAGTTAAACATAAATTAGGAATTGTAAACCCTAACTGCGTCGCTTATGACATTCTTTTCGGCTGCCCAGGTTGGATACAAGGTGTAATTCAGGCGCAAGCTTTTATAAAAGCAGGAATTGCAAAAAAATGTTTAGTGATTGGTGCAGAAACGCTGTCTCGAATTGTTGATAAATATGATAGGGATTCTATGATTTATAGCGATGGTGCTGGTGCCTGTATTGTTGAAGAAACAGAAGAACAAGATTCTGGAATTATTAGTCACGCAACACAAACTTTCGCAAAAGAAGAAGCTTATTTTTTACATTTCGGAAAATCGTTTAACAAAGAGGAAGATGAAAATGTACGTTATATAAAAATGTATGGTAGAAAAATTTATGAATTTGCCATTACAAATGTTCCTGCTGCAATGAAAATTGCTTTAGACAAAAGCGGAATAGCGATAGACGATGTTAAGAAAATTTTTATTCATCAAGCAAATGAAAAAATGGATGAAGCAATTGTAAAACGTTTTTATAGGTTGTTTCAAAAGCAGGTTCCAGAAGGTGTAATGCCAATGAGTATTCATAAATTAGGAAATAGTTCTGTAGCTACAGTACCAACTTTATTAGATTTAGTTCTAAAAGGAAATATTAAAAATCAAGAAGTAAAAAAAGGTGATGTTGTAATTTTGGCTTCTGTGGGAGCAGGAATGAATATTAATGCAATTGTGTATCGTTTTTAA
- a CDS encoding group III truncated hemoglobin, which yields MKKDISSRKDIKCIISKFYELLLVDQKMIPFFEDIVAQNHLEEHLEIISDFWNDILFDTTTYKNNTMQKHIDKNAFVKFKKEHFTIWTSYLFQTIDAYFEGEISERMKNRATSIATVMQLKMNLYAK from the coding sequence ATGAAAAAAGATATCTCATCAAGAAAAGACATTAAATGTATCATCTCAAAATTTTATGAGTTGTTATTGGTGGATCAAAAAATGATTCCGTTTTTCGAGGATATTGTTGCCCAAAATCATCTAGAAGAACACCTAGAAATTATTTCTGATTTTTGGAATGATATTTTGTTTGATACAACCACTTATAAAAATAATACCATGCAAAAGCATATAGACAAAAATGCTTTTGTGAAATTTAAAAAGGAACATTTTACAATTTGGACATCGTATTTATTTCAAACAATTGACGCTTATTTTGAGGGTGAAATTTCTGAAAGAATGAAAAACAGAGCAACCTCAATAGCTACTGTTATGCAGCTTAAAATGAATCTTTATGCTAAGTAG
- the cdd gene encoding cytidine deaminase has translation MKEIKISTTATVYNDVSELSREDRNLMEKAVEARKKAYAPYSKFNVGAALLLENGEVVLGNNQENAAYPSGLCAERVAIYYAGATYPGVKIMKLAISASSTITKVDKPVGPCGACRQSLSEYEIKQKQPFPVIFMGEVGEIVKTASLLSLLPFSFDSSYL, from the coding sequence ATGAAAGAAATAAAAATTTCTACAACAGCAACTGTTTATAATGATGTTTCAGAATTATCTAGAGAAGACAGAAATTTAATGGAGAAAGCTGTTGAGGCTAGAAAAAAAGCATATGCACCTTATTCTAAGTTTAATGTTGGTGCAGCTTTGTTGTTAGAAAATGGAGAGGTAGTTTTAGGTAATAACCAAGAGAATGCAGCATACCCATCTGGGTTGTGTGCAGAAAGAGTTGCCATTTATTATGCAGGCGCAACTTACCCTGGAGTTAAGATAATGAAGCTTGCAATTTCAGCAAGCTCAACAATAACAAAAGTAGATAAACCTGTTGGCCCTTGTGGTGCTTGCAGACAATCTTTGTCGGAATATGAAATTAAGCAAAAGCAACCATTCCCAGTTATTTTTATGGGAGAAGTTGGTGAGATTGTAAAAACAGCATCTTTACTTTCTTTATTGCCTTTTTCTTTTGATAGTTCATACTTATAG
- the porV gene encoding type IX secretion system outer membrane channel protein PorV, with protein sequence MNKLGVLLLISVLSFNNMSAQTQIDTRDIGGITTAVPFLLIIPDARAGGMGDIGVATSADAFSLFHNPAKIAFSNRQILTAITYSPWLRNLTDDIFTGSLSYINRFSENAAWGADLKYFSLGQIDLTDSSGNSNGIINPNELAFTGSYSLKLSETFSMGVSLKYLRSNLTLTGVSGSLQPINSFAVDVSGYYQSLEENYGNFNGRYRIGFNIANIGPKVNYTTDANNEDFIPTNLKLGGGFDFILDDYNTISTTLEFTKLLVPSVNDADNEQGWINGIFSSFGDAPGGFSEEMKEVTYAFGAEYLYNNAFALRTGYFHESEEKGNRQYFTLGGGFKTNALNIDLSYLVNASDVNNPLENSLRFSLSFDLGEIYEEY encoded by the coding sequence ATGAATAAATTAGGAGTATTATTATTAATTAGTGTTTTAAGCTTCAATAATATGAGCGCACAAACCCAAATAGATACTAGAGATATTGGTGGTATTACAACAGCAGTTCCCTTTTTGTTAATTATACCTGATGCAAGAGCTGGTGGTATGGGAGATATTGGTGTTGCCACAAGCGCAGATGCTTTTTCTTTATTTCATAATCCTGCAAAAATTGCATTTAGTAACAGACAAATTTTAACAGCAATAACCTATTCACCTTGGTTGCGTAACCTAACTGATGATATTTTTACTGGAAGTTTATCTTATATAAATCGTTTTAGTGAAAATGCCGCTTGGGGTGCAGATTTAAAATACTTTTCTCTAGGTCAAATAGATTTAACAGATAGTAGTGGGAACTCTAACGGAATAATAAACCCTAATGAATTGGCATTTACGGGTTCTTATTCTTTAAAGTTAAGTGAAACTTTTTCTATGGGAGTTTCTCTAAAATATTTACGATCTAACCTTACACTTACTGGTGTTTCTGGTAGTTTACAACCTATAAATTCATTTGCAGTAGATGTTTCTGGTTATTATCAATCTTTAGAGGAAAACTACGGTAATTTTAACGGTCGTTATAGAATAGGTTTTAATATTGCAAATATTGGTCCTAAAGTAAACTATACAACAGACGCTAATAATGAAGATTTTATACCGACTAATTTAAAATTAGGAGGTGGTTTTGATTTTATCTTAGATGATTACAATACCATTTCTACCACTTTAGAATTTACAAAATTATTAGTGCCTTCTGTAAATGATGCTGATAATGAACAAGGTTGGATCAACGGAATTTTTAGTTCTTTTGGAGATGCTCCAGGAGGTTTTAGCGAAGAAATGAAGGAAGTTACGTATGCTTTTGGTGCAGAATATTTATACAACAATGCTTTTGCATTAAGAACAGGATACTTTCATGAAAGTGAAGAGAAAGGAAATAGACAGTATTTTACTTTAGGTGGTGGTTTTAAAACCAACGCTTTAAATATCGATTTATCTTATTTAGTAAATGCTTCAGATGTAAATAATCCGCTAGAAAATTCTTTACGATTTTCTTTATCTTTCGATTTAGGTGAAATTTACGAAGAGTATTAA